A stretch of Hydractinia symbiolongicarpus strain clone_291-10 chromosome 9, HSymV2.1, whole genome shotgun sequence DNA encodes these proteins:
- the LOC130657574 gene encoding late histone H2A.2.2-like has protein sequence MSGRGKGGKAKAKAKTRSSRAGLQFPVGRVHRFLRRGHYANRIGSGAPVYLAAVLEYLSAEILELAGNAARDNKKARIIPRHLQLAVRNDEELNKLLSGVTIAAGGVLPNIQAVLLPKKNDKGQKK, from the coding sequence atgtctggacgtggaaaaggtggaaaagctaaggctaaagccaagacaagatcctcaagagctggacttcaatttccagtcggtagagtgcatagattccttcgtagagggcactatgctaaccgaattggatctggagcaccagtttacttagcagccgtcttggaatatttatctgctgagatattggagttggctggtaacgcagcaagagacaacaaaaaagctaggattattccaagacatttacaattggctgttcgtaatgatgaagaattaaacaaacttttgagcggtgtaaccattgcagctggtggtgttttgccaaacattcaagctgtcttactcccaaagaagaacgacaaaggacagaagaagtaa